The Rhizobium indicum genome has a segment encoding these proteins:
- a CDS encoding DUF1236 domain-containing protein → MNIKVVGIAASILLASTSAYAQSSTVTGAVGGAATGAIVGGPVGAAVGGIVGGVAGSVIDPPPPKVVTYVQQAPAPTTRVVVKEKVVVGQPLPETVVVTPIPDDPKYAYAIVNDQRVIVEPSSRKVIQVIQ, encoded by the coding sequence ATGAATATCAAAGTAGTAGGAATCGCCGCAAGCATCCTGTTGGCATCGACTTCTGCCTATGCGCAGTCTTCGACGGTAACAGGAGCAGTAGGCGGTGCTGCAACGGGTGCGATTGTCGGCGGCCCGGTCGGTGCTGCTGTCGGCGGCATCGTCGGCGGCGTGGCAGGTAGCGTTATCGATCCGCCGCCGCCGAAGGTGGTGACCTACGTTCAGCAGGCTCCCGCCCCGACTACGCGCGTCGTGGTGAAGGAGAAGGTCGTCGTCGGGCAGCCCCTGCCGGAGACCGTGGTCGTCACACCAATTCCCGACGATCCGAAATATGCATACGCGATCGTCAACGATCAGCGTGTGATCGTCGAACCTTCCTCCCGGAAGGTGATCCAGGTCATTCAGTGA
- a CDS encoding response regulator — MTVITIAIVDDHPLFREGVSRSLSEIEDFVVVGEGASADDAATLAVSQRPDVLLLDVSMPGGGIDAISEILARSPQTKVLMLTASEDIDSVVAALRRGAAGYVVKGSGSRGLAEAIRTVVGGSRFISPTMRAKVEQSLLDRPASLTPRETDVIELVAEGLSNKHIGRRLNLQEKTIKHHMTEILSKLGASNRTEAAIRWRQGA; from the coding sequence TTGACAGTCATCACGATAGCGATCGTGGACGACCACCCTCTCTTCCGAGAAGGGGTGAGCCGCAGCCTGTCCGAAATCGAGGATTTCGTCGTTGTCGGTGAAGGGGCAAGTGCCGATGACGCCGCCACGCTGGCGGTGTCCCAAAGGCCTGACGTCCTTCTGCTCGACGTATCAATGCCCGGAGGAGGAATCGATGCGATTTCCGAGATCCTGGCGCGAAGCCCACAGACAAAGGTCCTGATGCTGACCGCCTCGGAGGACATCGACTCTGTTGTCGCTGCGCTACGACGAGGCGCAGCCGGATACGTCGTCAAGGGTAGCGGATCACGCGGACTTGCTGAGGCCATTCGAACGGTCGTTGGAGGCTCGAGGTTCATCTCGCCGACCATGCGCGCCAAGGTCGAACAAAGTCTTCTCGACAGACCGGCTTCACTCACTCCCCGCGAAACCGACGTGATAGAATTGGTAGCCGAAGGACTTTCCAACAAGCATATCGGGCGGCGGCTGAACCTGCAGGAGAAAACGATCAAGCATCACATGACCGAAATACTGTCCAAGCTTGGCGCCAGCAATCGGACGGAAGCGGCAATCAGATGGCGCCAGGGCGCCTAG
- a CDS encoding J domain-containing protein yields MTYDSKIFVGLRPTSKKSAPLREPYQSKCQWDGCESGGANRAPVGRDAEGLYLLFCPQHAREYNKGYNFASNLSDPVTARYQREAANGSRKTWGTRLDQATEMPLPSTVRSGTAKALNARKIAARHQATKADLQRRKLKVLEAKAFETLGLSQDATPEEIRRRYKLMLKMHHPDANRGDRNSEDELRAAIDAHKILKLNGFC; encoded by the coding sequence ATGACGTATGATTCGAAGATTTTCGTCGGCCTGAGGCCAACGAGCAAAAAATCAGCTCCGCTCCGCGAGCCTTACCAGTCGAAATGCCAGTGGGACGGCTGCGAAAGCGGCGGCGCCAATCGCGCGCCCGTTGGGCGAGATGCGGAGGGTTTGTACCTGTTGTTCTGCCCGCAACATGCGAGGGAATACAACAAGGGATATAATTTCGCGAGCAATCTGTCTGATCCGGTGACCGCCCGCTATCAGAGGGAAGCAGCAAACGGCAGCCGTAAGACGTGGGGGACCCGCCTTGATCAGGCGACAGAGATGCCGCTTCCTTCGACCGTTCGCTCCGGTACGGCAAAAGCCCTTAACGCACGCAAGATTGCTGCACGACATCAAGCTACGAAAGCTGATCTCCAGCGGCGTAAGCTCAAGGTATTGGAAGCAAAAGCCTTCGAAACGCTCGGTCTTTCGCAGGACGCGACGCCTGAGGAAATTAGACGACGCTACAAACTGATGCTCAAGATGCACCATCCGGACGCTAACCGAGGAGATCGAAACTCCGAAGATGAACTCCGGGCGGCAATCGACGCCCATAAGATCCTCAAGTTGAACGGGTTCTGCTAG
- a CDS encoding PBP1A family penicillin-binding protein, whose product MPSPPEASGESVSDSSSGRVQKTDLASQIAATDSTGTTQADNPQAHGSFGQTRQAASNLLHALRQDLQASSALAKTKTMALFLRTKLRRSMRLGATSAPTKWLTTALAKAGRGIRNRLVEPRESRLRRSLLAGWWKFAMGSAFLVCLLVGSILVWALKDVPWGEIREGTLKPIVVLETADGAPLVRQGPYQESYARYDQFQPHLIDAVLSIEDRRFMDHFGVDLRGIGRALLRNLEAGSVVEGGSTITQQLIKLQYLDSDRTIKRKIQEVVIAVWLEWKLGKREILTRYLNSVYLGAGATGMPAAARIYFNKDIGDLNLPESAMLAGLLRAPSQWNPIDNFEGARQRTMVVLDAMATNDKITAPEAAEAKGSFAKLHPTTPTPRSGSWFADWISPQASEIAGSSPGSTTVRTTLVPQLQQIAERVVKRALDGEGKTVGASQAALVAMTPDGAVVAMVGGRDYKASQFNRAVTAMRQPGSTFKLFVYYAALKAGLTLSDRVLDAPIDVDGWSPENSSGNYSGWVTLAEAFARSLNAASVALAEEVGLDNVIAAARELGIDAPLANTPSLALGTSEVNLLNLTSAYASVQLGRAPVKPWGIADFQAAGQTKTFRVGSQSKPSVDLSPYQSDLLGLLQLVVERGTGRGADPGTFAAGKTGTSQNNRDAWFVGFTESLVVGVWVGNDDDAPMKGVTGGALPAHIWRDFIRQATAEPTLNGVRSTEAATDGQGAPQSCNIAACSRTYRSFRPSDCTYQPYSGGRRLCEK is encoded by the coding sequence ATGCCTAGTCCTCCCGAAGCCTCAGGTGAAAGCGTCAGCGACTCGAGCTCGGGTCGCGTCCAGAAAACAGATTTGGCAAGCCAAATCGCCGCGACGGATTCCACGGGGACCACCCAAGCCGACAACCCGCAGGCCCACGGATCCTTCGGCCAAACTCGGCAGGCCGCGAGCAATCTGTTGCATGCGCTGCGCCAAGATTTACAGGCAAGTTCTGCGTTGGCGAAGACCAAGACGATGGCTTTGTTTTTGAGAACGAAGCTAAGGAGGTCGATGCGGTTGGGAGCCACATCAGCTCCAACCAAATGGCTGACCACTGCTCTCGCCAAAGCCGGACGTGGTATTCGCAATCGGCTTGTCGAGCCTCGTGAAAGTCGCCTTCGACGGTCGCTTCTGGCGGGCTGGTGGAAATTCGCTATGGGATCGGCCTTTCTTGTCTGCCTCCTCGTAGGAAGCATTCTGGTGTGGGCGCTAAAAGACGTGCCCTGGGGCGAGATCCGTGAGGGAACGTTAAAGCCTATCGTGGTGCTGGAAACCGCTGACGGCGCGCCGCTGGTAAGGCAAGGGCCTTATCAAGAGTCATATGCGCGATACGACCAGTTCCAGCCCCATCTAATCGATGCCGTACTTTCGATTGAGGACAGGCGGTTCATGGATCATTTCGGCGTCGATCTCAGAGGGATAGGGAGGGCGCTTCTCCGGAACTTGGAGGCTGGTTCGGTGGTGGAGGGTGGCAGCACGATCACCCAGCAACTCATCAAGCTGCAGTACCTCGACAGCGATCGAACAATAAAACGAAAGATACAGGAGGTGGTCATTGCCGTCTGGCTGGAGTGGAAGCTCGGCAAGCGGGAAATCCTGACGCGCTATCTCAATAGTGTCTATCTTGGTGCGGGCGCTACCGGCATGCCTGCCGCCGCGCGGATTTATTTCAACAAGGATATCGGCGACCTTAACCTGCCGGAGTCCGCTATGCTGGCGGGGTTGCTGCGGGCACCGAGCCAATGGAATCCCATCGACAATTTCGAAGGCGCCCGGCAGCGCACCATGGTCGTTCTCGACGCAATGGCGACGAACGACAAGATCACCGCGCCGGAGGCTGCGGAGGCCAAGGGGAGCTTTGCCAAGCTACATCCAACGACGCCGACGCCGCGCTCGGGAAGTTGGTTTGCCGACTGGATTTCGCCGCAAGCGAGCGAAATCGCCGGCTCCTCGCCAGGTTCGACGACGGTGCGCACCACGCTGGTACCGCAGTTGCAGCAGATCGCCGAAAGAGTCGTGAAAAGAGCCCTGGACGGTGAAGGAAAGACAGTCGGAGCATCGCAGGCCGCTTTGGTTGCGATGACGCCGGACGGCGCGGTCGTGGCCATGGTTGGCGGGCGCGACTACAAGGCAAGCCAGTTCAACCGCGCCGTCACTGCGATGCGCCAGCCGGGGTCAACATTTAAGCTGTTCGTCTATTACGCAGCATTGAAGGCCGGGCTCACTTTGTCTGACCGGGTTCTGGATGCGCCAATTGACGTCGACGGTTGGTCGCCAGAAAATTCCAGTGGCAACTATAGTGGTTGGGTAACGCTTGCCGAGGCGTTCGCGCGATCGCTCAATGCCGCTTCAGTGGCGCTAGCCGAAGAAGTTGGCCTAGACAATGTGATCGCCGCAGCGCGCGAACTCGGCATCGATGCGCCACTTGCCAATACGCCGTCTTTGGCGCTCGGGACATCCGAAGTAAATCTGCTTAACCTCACCAGCGCCTATGCGTCCGTTCAACTCGGCAGGGCACCTGTTAAACCCTGGGGCATCGCCGACTTTCAAGCGGCAGGGCAGACGAAGACGTTTCGGGTTGGCTCACAATCAAAGCCAAGTGTCGATCTTTCTCCCTACCAGTCCGATCTCCTCGGGCTCCTGCAGTTGGTGGTCGAGCGCGGTACGGGGCGTGGAGCAGACCCGGGCACGTTTGCAGCCGGCAAGACGGGTACCAGCCAGAACAATCGTGATGCCTGGTTCGTCGGTTTCACGGAATCGCTCGTCGTCGGTGTCTGGGTTGGCAATGACGATGACGCGCCGATGAAGGGGGTGACGGGCGGCGCCCTGCCAGCCCATATTTGGCGTGACTTCATCCGCCAGGCGACGGCCGAACCAACGCTGAATGGGGTGCGATCGACAGAAGCAGCAACCGATGGCCAAGGCGCACCGCAATCCTGTAACATTGCCGCCTGCTCGCGCACTTACCGCTCCTTCCGGCCGTCCGACTGCACCTATCAGCCATATTCCGGCGGACGACGGCTCTGTGAAAAATGA
- a CDS encoding glycosyltransferase family 2 protein translates to MLCWSDKDGRDVRHFTQPLVSVVIPAFNASRYIERTLRSAGCQTYRNLEIIVVNDGSTDDTARVVEQVALADSRIRLLSTPNRGVAAARNTGIREATGRFVAFLDADDLWHHTKIEKQVNALNRLNPQWAAVYVLHYIINSDDEILRSCRPDVARGYIFARHLTFKYVGNGSALLVRRDVALEIGGFDSSYAAAGIGGCEDLDFELRLAARYQIEVIPERLVGYRQYPGNMSSNHLQMGRGALEVIRRSLAANPQLPQYATRSAINATQKYAFWEFRQARNTYLSLVTIWSILKSEPSFVVRLAFEKCLRLRQHCLRLLTATANGRDPPRLNRSKFDQQIVPSYVERPDETAQSRRHLMRLTEVDAELSSALELVADRLGQAAKSQPLSS, encoded by the coding sequence ATGCTTTGCTGGTCAGACAAGGATGGGCGGGACGTTCGTCATTTCACCCAGCCGTTGGTTTCAGTGGTCATCCCGGCCTTCAATGCCTCCCGTTATATCGAACGCACACTTCGATCCGCCGGGTGCCAGACCTACCGGAACTTGGAGATCATAGTCGTCAATGACGGCTCTACCGATGATACGGCAAGGGTGGTCGAGCAAGTGGCGCTGGCAGATTCGCGGATCCGCCTGCTGTCCACGCCAAACCGCGGCGTCGCCGCAGCAAGGAACACCGGCATCCGCGAAGCAACAGGTCGGTTTGTGGCATTTCTTGACGCGGACGATCTCTGGCACCACACGAAAATCGAAAAGCAGGTGAATGCGCTCAATCGCTTAAACCCACAGTGGGCTGCGGTTTATGTGCTGCATTACATCATCAATAGCGACGACGAGATCCTTCGCTCCTGCCGGCCCGATGTCGCCAGAGGATATATCTTCGCCCGGCATCTGACTTTCAAATATGTCGGCAATGGCAGCGCGCTGCTTGTCCGTCGGGATGTCGCGCTCGAGATTGGCGGGTTTGACAGCTCCTATGCAGCAGCAGGAATTGGCGGCTGTGAAGATCTCGATTTCGAACTCAGGCTGGCCGCGCGCTATCAAATCGAAGTCATCCCTGAACGACTGGTTGGATACAGGCAGTATCCAGGCAACATGTCGTCCAATCACCTGCAAATGGGCCGAGGCGCTCTGGAGGTTATCAGGCGTTCACTGGCGGCAAACCCTCAACTCCCCCAATACGCAACGCGAAGCGCAATCAACGCTACCCAGAAATACGCATTTTGGGAGTTCCGCCAAGCCAGGAACACGTATCTGTCACTTGTGACGATCTGGTCGATCTTAAAAAGCGAACCATCTTTCGTGGTTCGGCTTGCATTCGAGAAGTGCCTGCGCCTGAGACAACATTGTCTTCGCCTCTTGACCGCAACGGCGAACGGTCGAGATCCACCGCGATTGAACAGATCGAAATTCGACCAGCAAATTGTCCCTTCGTATGTCGAACGCCCGGACGAGACCGCGCAATCTCGACGTCACCTGATGCGGCTGACGGAGGTGGATGCCGAGCTGAGTTCAGCCCTTGAGCTCGTGGCGGACCGGCTCGGCCAGGCGGCTAAATCACAACCCCTGTCTTCGTAG
- a CDS encoding type II toxin-antitoxin system VapC family toxin produces MGFDLSEALRSLKPQKHVGSLERRPDEDLPWVADEPAIGGPLFLDTSVYLDVLQGRSPVEVDRLITYRLCHHSAVCLSELTHAFGRLDPKHASTKAVLETIAATVEDIPEHRLHAPDAAIWGHAGVLAGLLFRLSNLPKGEGHERGFVNDAMVFLQARQLGASVLTGNVRDFDFLSQIVPTGRVILYRTPVEARSS; encoded by the coding sequence TTGGGATTTGATCTCTCTGAAGCCCTCCGATCACTAAAGCCCCAGAAGCACGTCGGGTCGCTCGAGCGCAGGCCCGACGAAGATCTTCCTTGGGTTGCCGACGAACCGGCAATCGGAGGGCCTCTGTTCCTGGATACCAGCGTCTATCTGGATGTGCTTCAGGGGCGCTCGCCGGTGGAGGTCGATAGGCTGATTACGTATCGCCTATGCCACCATTCGGCGGTCTGCCTGTCTGAGCTGACCCATGCCTTCGGCCGACTGGACCCCAAGCACGCCTCTACAAAGGCGGTGCTCGAAACGATCGCGGCGACGGTCGAAGACATTCCGGAACACCGACTTCACGCTCCAGATGCAGCCATCTGGGGACATGCCGGCGTGTTGGCGGGTCTGCTCTTTCGCTTGAGCAACCTGCCAAAGGGGGAAGGACATGAGCGCGGCTTCGTCAATGACGCCATGGTTTTCTTGCAGGCACGGCAGCTGGGTGCGAGCGTGCTGACTGGCAACGTCCGCGACTTTGATTTCCTCTCACAGATCGTACCGACCGGTCGGGTCATCCTATATCGAACCCCAGTGGAGGCGCGATCATCATGA
- a CDS encoding BON domain-containing protein, translating into MKFGPDNYNHEERCSQGHSSASTIATIEAALSADPDIDSSAIEIRMLGPVVLLEGFITKAADRDKAISLAAMIVGWENVQDRMLSRFPTQ; encoded by the coding sequence ATGAAGTTCGGCCCCGATAACTACAATCACGAAGAGCGCTGCTCGCAAGGCCACAGTTCGGCATCCACCATCGCCACAATCGAAGCAGCCCTTTCCGCCGATCCGGATATCGACAGCAGTGCCATCGAGATCAGGATGCTCGGCCCTGTCGTCCTGCTCGAAGGCTTTATAACCAAGGCCGCAGACCGCGACAAAGCCATCTCGCTTGCTGCGATGATCGTTGGCTGGGAGAACGTCCAGGACCGGATGCTCAGCCGTTTTCCCACTCAGTAG
- the rpsU gene encoding 30S ribosomal protein S21, whose product MQVLVRDNNVEQALRFLKKKLQREGVLREARLRERFEKPSEKRAREKAEGIRRVRKLARKKLERESGISAPKKARASGR is encoded by the coding sequence ATGCAAGTTCTGGTACGTGACAACAACGTTGAGCAAGCGCTCCGTTTTTTGAAAAAGAAGTTGCAGCGTGAGGGCGTTCTCCGGGAGGCCCGACTTCGTGAGCGTTTTGAAAAGCCCTCCGAAAAACGTGCGCGTGAAAAGGCCGAGGGTATCAGGCGCGTCCGTAAACTCGCTCGCAAAAAGCTTGAGCGGGAAAGTGGTATTTCGGCTCCCAAGAAGGCGAGAGCTTCTGGTCGCTAG
- a CDS encoding DUF1236 domain-containing protein, translated as MKSNHLTMLVAALSLSVSPLATLPAAAQQDTKSGGQTQPGSQTGTDAGSKAGSSATGTGTDCTPDASGACPQGKGQSSQQKPGQGSDMKKSAEQPSNDNSSTKGSASGKSSTETKPGSQDAGGATTTEQKPAAKSGSTDTSGSATSGTKSSTQNAKPAEGSGNAATTQSGDASKQSTDQNSSTTNKSSSQTSVNNNTTTNNQTSNTKTNVNISVEQQTEIRTVVKEVHVAPVKEVNFTVSVGTTIPKKVRLEPLPPRIVKIVPQYEGYRFFILADGRIVIVDPDALTIVYIIQV; from the coding sequence ATGAAAAGCAACCATCTCACCATGCTGGTAGCAGCGCTGTCACTAAGCGTCTCGCCGCTTGCAACACTGCCCGCGGCGGCCCAGCAGGACACCAAGAGCGGCGGCCAGACCCAACCCGGTTCGCAGACGGGCACTGACGCCGGCTCGAAGGCCGGCTCCAGCGCCACCGGAACCGGCACCGACTGCACGCCAGACGCTTCGGGAGCCTGTCCGCAAGGCAAGGGCCAGTCATCGCAGCAGAAACCCGGTCAGGGTTCGGACATGAAAAAGAGCGCCGAACAGCCTTCGAACGATAATTCTTCGACAAAGGGAAGTGCATCCGGCAAGTCTTCGACGGAAACCAAGCCCGGATCGCAAGACGCCGGCGGCGCCACCACGACCGAACAGAAGCCCGCCGCCAAGTCCGGCAGCACCGATACAAGCGGCTCGGCCACCTCAGGCACGAAGAGCAGCACGCAAAATGCCAAGCCTGCAGAGGGCTCGGGCAACGCCGCCACCACGCAAAGCGGCGATGCGTCGAAACAGTCGACCGATCAGAACTCTTCGACGACGAACAAAAGCTCTTCCCAAACCAGCGTCAACAACAACACCACGACGAACAATCAGACGTCCAACACCAAGACCAACGTCAACATTTCCGTCGAGCAGCAGACCGAAATTCGCACAGTGGTGAAGGAGGTCCATGTTGCGCCGGTGAAGGAAGTGAATTTCACGGTCTCCGTCGGAACGACGATCCCGAAGAAGGTTCGTCTCGAACCGCTGCCGCCACGCATCGTGAAGATCGTTCCGCAGTATGAAGGCTACCGCTTCTTCATCCTTGCTGATGGCCGGATCGTCATCGTCGATCCCGATGCGCTAACGATCGTCTACATCATCCAGGTTTAA